A window of the Schistocerca nitens isolate TAMUIC-IGC-003100 chromosome 5, iqSchNite1.1, whole genome shotgun sequence genome harbors these coding sequences:
- the LOC126260284 gene encoding ankyrin repeat domain-containing protein 65-like, translated as MMFGCEEPLPFPSDYRALDATEAKVEAAIASLTEAVPAGMAQHAPPLIAAAAVDDRETIRRFAESDDGPNDRGNGGKTSLHWAVGVGDEAILRSLLVLGERCATALDLEAVDRNGFTALHYAAVTRKLSATRLLVEAGAQVDCRDLDGQTPLMKAARWDDAAQCGALLCAGADAAAADAAGQTALHVAAAAGAAGALRLLLSARGAAAAAGAADALGRTALHCALRRSRLEAARMLLPAAAYTPRVDDTGSTELHWAAANGAPDIVEHLLRLGPPR; from the coding sequence ATGATGTTCGGGTGTGAGGAGCCACTACCATTTCCCTCGGACTATAGGGCTCTGGATGCCACAGAGGCGAAAGTGGAGGCGGCTATTGCCTCGCTGACAGAGGCCGTCCCGGCAGGGATGGCGCAACATGCACCCCCACTCATAGCTGCCGCGGCTGTCGACGACCGCGAGACGATTCGCCGGTTCGCGGAGTCAGACGACGGCCCGAACGACCGCGGCAACGGCGGCAAAACCTCCCTACACTGGGCGGTCGGCGTGGGCGACGAGGCTATCCTCAGGAGCCTGCTAGTCCTAGGCGAGCGCTGTGCCACGGCTCTGGACCTAGAGGCAGTAGACAGGAACGGCTTCACGGCGCTGCACTACGCGGCGGTGACGCGCAAGTTGTCCGCGACTCGGCTGCTGGTGGAGGCGGGCGCTCAGGTCGACTGCCGCGACCTGGACGGCCAGACGCCGCTGATGAAGGCGGCCAGGTGGGACGACGCGGCGCAGTGCGGCGCCCTGCTGTGCGCGGGGGCCGACGCCGCGGCCGCCGACGCGGCGGGGCAGACGGCTCTGCATGTGGCAGCGGCCGCGGGAGCCGCCGGCGCGCTGAGGCTGCTGCTGTCGGCGCGCGGGGCGGCCGCCGCTGCAGGAGCCGCTGACGCGCTCGGCCGCACGGCGCTGCACTGCGCGCTGCGGCGTTCGCGGCTGGAGGCGGCGCGGATGCTGCTCCCCGCGGCGGCCTACACGCCGCGCGTCGACGACACAGGCAGCACGGAGCTGCACTGGGCGGCCGCCAACGGCGCGCCGGACATCGTGGAGCACCTGCTGCGCCTCGGGCCGCCCAGGTAG
- the LOC126260285 gene encoding ankyrin repeat domain-containing protein 65-like, whose protein sequence is MTPLMRALEARNESTAALLLEAPCCLEPAADAAGLTPLHWAARAGMPGAAARLLGAGCPAWAPDAAGRDALTWALLADDEETAAALVRLAGFRQRADHFGRTAAHVAATRAGAPAVLELLRRGADADAVDAEGLTPLTCALRYNAAAVADIVRCYSADAAAAGAGAAEDRDME, encoded by the coding sequence ATGACGCCGCTGATGCGGGCGCTGGAGGCGCGCAACGAGTCCACGGCGGCTCTGCTGCTGGAGGCGCCGTGCTGCCTGGAGCCGGCCGCCGACGCGGCGGGTCTGACGCCGCTGCACTGGGCGGCTCGGGCCGGGATGCCGGGGGCGGCGGCGCGGCTGCTGGGGGCGGGCTGCCCCGCGTGGGCGCCCGACGCCGCGGGCCGCGACGCGCTCACATGGGCGCTGCTCGCAGACGACGAGGAGACGGCGGCGGCGCTGGTGCGCCTGGCCGGCTTCCGCCAGCGCGCCGACCACTTCGGGCGCACCGCGGCGCACGTGGCCGCGACGCGCGCCGGCGCCCCCGCCGTGCTGGAGCTGCTGCGCCGCGGCGCCGACGCGGACGCGGTCGACGCGGAGGGCCTGACGCCGCTGACGTGCGCGCTGCGCTACAACGCGGCCGCCGTGGCAGACATCGTGCGCTGCTACTCTGCCgacgcggcggcggcgggggcgggggcggcggaggaCCGCGACATGGAGTAG